A window of Heptranchias perlo isolate sHepPer1 unplaced genomic scaffold, sHepPer1.hap1 HAP1_SCAFFOLD_134, whole genome shotgun sequence contains these coding sequences:
- the LOC137308583 gene encoding zinc finger protein 436-like isoform X2, which yields MEKPWKCVDCGKGFSSPSQLETHRRSRTGERPFTCSVCGKGFTLSSHLLTHQRVHTGERPFTCSVCGKGFTLSSHLLTHQRVHTGERPFTCSVCGKGFTLSSHLLTHQRVHTGERPFTCPVCGEGFTCSSNLLGHQRVHTGERPFTCSVCGKGFTHSSTLLTHQQVHTGERPFTCSVCGKGFIQSSHLLTHQRVHTGERPFTCSVCGKGFTRSSHLLTHQRVHQ from the coding sequence atggagaaaccgtggaaatgtgtggactgtgggaagggattcagttccccgtcccagctggaaactcatcgacgcagtcgcactggggagaggccattcacctgctccgtgtgtgggaagggattcactctttcatcccacctgctgacacaccagcgagttcacaccggggagaggccgttcacctgctccgtgtgtgggaagggattcactctttcatcccacctgctgacacaccagcgagttcacactggggagaggccgttcacctgctccgtgtgtgggaagggattcactctttcatcccacctgctgacacaccagcgagttcacactggggagaggccgttcacctgccccgtgtgtggggagggattcacttgttcatccaacctgctgggacaccagcgagttcacaccggggagaggccgttcacctgctccgtgtgtgggaagggattcactcattcatccaccctgctgacacaccagcaagttcacaccggggagaggccgttcacctgctccgtgtgcgggaagggattcattcagtcatcccacctgctgacacaccagcgagttcacaccggggagaggccgttcacctgctccgtgtgcgggaagggattcactcggtcgtcccacctgttgacacaccagcgagttcaccagTGA
- the LOC137308593 gene encoding zinc finger protein 239-like, with product MEKPWKCGDCGMGCNSPSQLETHRRSHTGERPFTCSVCGKGFTQRSTLLTHQRVHTGERPFTCSVCGKGFTRSSHLLAHQRVHTGERPFTCSVCGQGFTCSSHLLRHQRVHTGERPFTCSVCGERFTLGSTLLGHQRVHTGERPFTCSVCGKGFAQHSHLLTHQRVHTGERPFTCSVCGKGFPRSSNLLTHQRVHQ from the coding sequence atggagaaaccgtggaaatgtggggactgtgggatggGATGCAATTCcccatcccagctggaaactcaccgacgcagtcacaccggggagaggccgttcacctgctcagtgtgtgggaagggattcactcagcgctccaccctgctgacacaccagcgagttcacaccggggagaggccgttcacctgctccgtgtgcgggaagggattcactcggtcgtcccacctgctggcacaccagcgagttcacaccggggagaggccgttcacctgctccgtgtgcgggcaGGGATTCACCtgttcatcccacctgctgagacaccagcgagttcacactggggagaggccgttcacctgctctgtgtgtggggagagattcaCTCTGGGCTCCACCCTGCTgggacaccagcgagttcacaccggggagaggccgttcacctgctccgtgtgcgggaagggattcgctcagcactcccacctgctgacacaccagcgagttcacaccggggagaggccgttcacctgctccgtgtgcgggaagggattccctCGGTCGTCCAAcctgttgacacaccagcgagttcaccagTGA
- the LOC137308588 gene encoding zinc finger protein 436-like has protein sequence MHCGSPPTWVLEGEGLQTGNSPRDPTEPLDSSGPVVEEQGADHSSDRPYPCSVCGRAFSRSSNLARHERSHAEGQPCDCADAEQGFPCQSRPGKRCHSRAGERPYICSVCGKGFNSSFHLLRHQLVHTDERPFGCSDCGSSFKSREFLSQHQRIHSEERPFGCLRCTKRFRRPSSQLTHRCTHAGDRLLTCSVCGKGFTRSSNLLRHQRFHTGERPFTCSVCGKGFTQSSNLLRHEWVHTGERPFTCSVCGKGFTRSSHLLMHQRTHV, from the exons ATGCACTGCGGGTCCCCGCCCACGTG ggtattagaaggggagggtttgcagacgggaaactcaccTCGGGATCCGACAGAGCCGCTCGATTCATCGGGACCTGTCGTGGAAGAACAAGGCGCCGATCACAGCAGCGACAGACCGTACCCGTGCTCTGTGTGCGGACGAGCCTTCAGCCGATCGTCCAACCTGGCGAGACACGAGCGCAGCCACGCCGAGGGGCAACCGTGTGACTGTGCCGACGCCGAGCAGGGATTTCCGTGCCAATCCCGGCCGGGAAAACGTTGCCACAGCCGCGCCGGGGAGAGGCCCtacatctgctccgtgtgtgggaagggattcaattcttcctttcacctgctgagacaccaactggTTCACACTGACGAGAGACCTTTCGGATGCTCTGACTGCGGGAGCAGCTTTAAAAGCCGCGAGTTTTTGTCGCAGCACCAGCGCATTCATAGCGAGGAGAGACCGTTCGGTTGCTTGCGATGCACCAAGAGGTTCAGACGACCGTCCAGCCAGCTGACGCACCGGTGCACTCACGCTGGAGACAGGCTGTtgacctgctccgtgtgtgggaagggattcactcgttcatccaaCCTGCTCAGACACCAGCGGTTCcataccggggagaggccgttcacctgctccgtgtgcgggaagggattcactcagtcctccaacctgctgagacacgaGTGGgtccacaccggggagaggccgttcacctgctccgtgtgtgggaagggattcactcgttcatcccacctgctgatgcACCAGCGTACTCACgtttga